A window of the Helianthus annuus cultivar XRQ/B chromosome 4, HanXRQr2.0-SUNRISE, whole genome shotgun sequence genome harbors these coding sequences:
- the LOC110933861 gene encoding probable histone H2A.5 — protein METIGKAKKGAAGRRAGGPTKKSVTRSIKAGLQFPVGRISRYLKHGRYAKRVGTGAPVYLATVLEYLAAEVLELAGNAARDNKKNRITPRHVLLAGVTIALVVKVGELSEIFQWKGESALGLEFDLAKKGLPF, from the coding sequence ATGGAAACCATCGGAAAAGCTAAGAAGGGTGCCGCAGGTCGCAGAGCCGGCGGTCCAACGAAGAAGTCCGTCACCCGCTCCATCAAAGCCGGCCTCCAGTTTCCCGTCGGCAGAATCAGTCGTTACCTCAAACACGGCCGGTATGCAAAGCGTGTCGGAACCGGTGCTCCGGTTTACCTCGCCACCGTCTTGGAATATCTTGCAGCGGAAGTGTTGGAATTGGCGGGAAATGCGGCTAGGGATAACAAGAAGAACAGGATAACACCAAGGCATGTTTTGTTGGCCGGAGTTACGATTGCTCTGGTGGTAAAAGTAGGGGAATTGTCAGAGATATTTCAATGGAAGGGAGAAAGTGCACTTGGGCTTGAGTTTGACCTAGCTAAGAAAGGTCTTCCTTTTTGA